Proteins from a single region of Zonotrichia leucophrys gambelii isolate GWCS_2022_RI chromosome 17, RI_Zleu_2.0, whole genome shotgun sequence:
- the HDHD3 gene encoding haloacid dehalogenase-like hydrolase domain-containing protein 3 — translation MLRLRLLTWDVKDTLLRLRQPVGQSYAAEARAQGLQVQPEALGRSFREVYGAQSRRFPNYGHGQGLSSRQWWLDVVKQSFRLSGVQDEAALTKLAEKLYRDYCSSNNWELLPGAAETLSRCRQLGFRMGVVSNFDGRLEAILSNCNLRHHFEFVLTSEAAGFAKPDGRIFEQALRLGGARPEQAAHIGDDYSRDYRAARAAGMHSFLLRAAGHAEGPEVPPEHVLPTLSHLLARIEKE, via the coding sequence ATGCTCAGGCTCCGCCTGCTGACCTGGGACGTGAAGGACACGCTGCTGCGGCTGCGGCAGCCCGTGGGCCAGAGCTACGCGGCCGAGGCCCgggcccaggggctgcaggtgcagcccgAGGCTCTGGGGCGCTCCTTCCGCGAGGTGTACGGAGCCCAGAGCCGGCGCTTCCCCAACTACGGCCACGGCCAGGGGCTCAGCTCCCGGCAGTGGTGGCTGGACGTTGTCAAACAGAGCTTCAGGCTCTCGGGCGTGCAGGACGAGGCAGCCCTGACGAAGCTGGCAGAGAAGCTCTACCGCGACTACTGCAGCTCCAAcaactgggagctgctgccggGAGCCGCCGAGACCCTGAGCCGGTGCCGCCAGCTCGGCTTCCGCATGGGAGTGGTGTCCAACTTCGACGGGCGGCTGGAAGCCATCCTCTCGAACTGCAACCTGCGGCACCACTTCGAGTTCGTGCTCACCTCCGAGGCCGCGGGCTTCGCCAAGCCCGACGGGAGGATCTTCGAGCAGGCGCTGCGGCTCGGCGGGGCGCGGCCCGAGCAGGCGGCTCACATCGGCGATGACTACAGCCGGGATTACCGGGCGGCCCGGGCCGCGGGCATGCACAGCTTCCTGCTGCGGGCGGCCGGGCACGCCGAGGGGCCCGAGGTGCCCCCCGAGCACGTCCTGCCCACGCTCAGCCACCTCCTGGCTCGCATCGAGAAGGAGTAG